A region from the Vicia villosa cultivar HV-30 ecotype Madison, WI linkage group LG3, Vvil1.0, whole genome shotgun sequence genome encodes:
- the LOC131658957 gene encoding uncharacterized protein LOC131658957 — protein MDQLRDDLIQMRTQVTAQMAQFMEVMQNMADRQEELRIRMDTVAQVVADPPQRNPADIRVNGEPVIGGPGVIPPVANQGNPRGPPQPTLEGQTTQQIRRAAAIPVLEEDRHEDLFPESEWGFPQDAGRMFRGLEERMRAMEGQGLGIDINDLGLVPDVRVPPKFKVPDFEKYKGNTCPKTHVRAYYRKMHVYSEDEGLLMHFFQDSLTGASLEWYMRLERANIRSWRDLVDAFIKQYQYNVDMAPNRTQLQNLAQKANESFKEYAQKWRELAARVQPPMLEREMMDLFTNTLEGQYYSACSASSSFAELVMIGERIESGIKAGRIHNPSAASSSSGAGGKKPYNGFAKKREGETSAAYYGKGKGHVYQQVAVVTIPSTPLQQQPPQQQRHPPRQYQQKSRPPRIFDPIPMTYAQLLAHLLHGDLVQLRTIGPPPAKLPPNYDANAHCEFHSGAAGHDIEHCIGFMHKVQDLLDSKAIEFTPTQGPNVVQNPMPSHGTHAANAIDIVEDIYLVKDVIELGSLLPLLKKELLRMRLYAGCGEFCTDCMVTSSVCDKVKDGIQQLIDSGAQPLVITLPGPIPYTSEKAIPWNYGGEVFYQGAKYEIKAPVEKEDVDNVVGIGRMTRSGRIFNPPQNTRDDNAEALAQAKGKRVVEDTVDPGQSSNSKDTVAKEMEEFLKIIKKSEYKVVDQLSQTQSKISILQLLLCSETHRNALLRLLSTAFVPPEISVNQLEGVVSNINAGNGLGFTDADLPSEGRNHNRALHISVECKGTMLSRVLVDNGSSLNVLPKSSLMRLDYSGVGIRPSELTVRAFDGSKRSVFGEVDLPIMIGPQLFTITFFVMDIHPSYSCLLGRPWIHAAGAVTSTLHQKLKFATQGKIVTICGEEEHVVSHLASFRYIDVEGEVHETPCQAFEAVQTIKIPYVDNKKLEAPMSSLKEAKAVVESGHPEGWGRVLDLPIKQDKCGIGYQLGQSSSNEASKKPGTFVPIKFSSAGIVKDHICAADDDMDIKWDNEAPSIVIKRLDEPAFCGVIDNVPDEKPWFYDIKKFLETQEYPEGASFTDRKTLKRLSAKFFIAGGISDHSAQSDASTYASRSINQTSLSIWNPKVSFPSNTRVYFSGELSSRAQKLRSVD, from the exons ATGGATCAGTTAAGGGACGATCTTATCCAGATGAGAACTCAGGTTACTGCTCAGATGGCTCAGTTCATGGAAGTCATGCAAAACATGGCTGATCGCCAAGAAGAACTCAGAATCAGGATGGACACAGTTGCTCAGGTTGTTGCGGACCCCCCGCAAAGAAATCCTGCTGATATTCGTGTCAATGGTGAACCTGTGATCGGAGGACCTGGTGTAATTCCTCCTGTTGCTAATCAAGGTAATCCCCGTGGGCCTCCCCAGCCTACTCTTGAAGGACAGACCACACAACAAATCAGAAGGGCTGCTGCTATCCCCGTGTTGGAAGAGGACCGACACGAGGATTTGTTTCCTGAAAGTGAATGGGGATTTCCACAGGATGCTGGAAGGATGTTTAGAGgtctggaggaaaggatgagggcAATGGAAGGCCAAGGATTGGGTATAgatatcaatgacttgggttTAGTTCCTGACGTCCGTGTGCCACCGAAATTCAAGGtacccgacttcgagaaatacaagggGAACACTTGTCCTAAGACACATGTCCGAGCTTACTATCGCAAAATGCATGTGTACTCTGAGGATGAAGGATTGTTGatgcacttcttccaagatagcctgactggggcatccttggaatggtATATGAGATTGGAGAGAGCTAATATCCGAAGTTGGAGGGACCTAGTTGATGCTTTCATAAAGCAGTATCAGTATAACGTTGACATGGCACCAAATCGCACTCAGTTACAGAATCTAGCCCAGAAAGCTAATgagtccttcaaagaatatgcgcAAAAATGGCGCGAGTTGGCGGCTAGGGTCCAGCCACCAATGTTGGAAAGAGAGATGATGGACTTGTTCACCAACACTCTGGAGGGCCAATATTACTCCGCCTGCTCTGCATCCTCAAGTTTTGCCGAGTTGGTTATGATTGGTGAGCGAATTGAAAGTGGAATTAAGGCTGGTAGAATACATAATCCAAGTGCTGCTAGTTCCTCTTCTGGGGCAGGAGGGAAGAAACCATATAACGGATTTGCTAAGAAGAGAGAAGGTGAAACGAGTGCTGCTTACTATGGTAAAGGTAAAGGCCATGTTTATCAACAGGTAGCCGTTGTGACCATACCGAGTACTCCTCTTCAGCAACAACCACCGCAACAGCAGAGGCATCCCCCACGTCAGTATCAGCAAAAGTCGAGGCCACCAAGAATTTTTGATCCCATACCTATGACATATGCACAATTACTCGCTCATCTCTTACATGGGGACTTGGTGCAACTTCGTACCATAGGCCCTCCGCCTGCTAAGCTTCCTCCTAACTATGATGCTAATGCCCACTGTGAGTTTCATTCTGGGGCTGCTGGTCACGATATTGAACATTGCATAGGATTCATGCATAAAGTACAGGATCTGCTTGATTCAAAAGCTATTGAGTTCACCCCTACTCAAGGACCTAACGTTGTACAGAACCCTATGCCTTCCCATGGAACTCATGCCGCAAATGCCATCGATATTGTTGAAGACATTTACTTGGTCAAGGATGTTATCGAATTGGGATCGTTGTTACCATTATTGAAGAAGGAATTATTGAGGATGAGACTATACGCTGGTTGTGGAGAATTCTGTACTGATTGTATGGTCACCTCCTCAGTTTGTGACAAGGTGAAAGATGGGATTCAACAGTTGATAGATAGTGG AGCGCAGCCTTTGGTCATCACGTTGCCTGGTCCCATCCCATATACTAGTGAGAAAGCAATCCCATGGAACTATGGCGGAGAAGTTTTCTACCAAGGGGCTAAGTACGAGATTAAAGCACCggttgagaaagaagatgttgataatgttgttggcATTGGAAGAATGACAAGAAGTGGTCGTATTTTCAATCCTCCCCAGAATACTCGCGATGACAATGCAGAAGCTCTAGCTCAAGCAAAAGGGAAAAGAGTGGTAGAAGATACGGTGGATCCGGGGCAAAGCTCTAACTCTAAAGATACTGTGGccaaagagatggaagagttcctaaAGATCATCAAGAAAAGTGAGTATAAAGTGGTTGACCAACTGAGTCAAACTCAATCAAAGATTTCGATCTTGCAGTTGCTCTTGTGTTCGGAGACACATCGAAACGCTTTGTTGAGACTTTTAAGTACTGCTTTCGTCCCTCCAGAGATCTCAGTGAATCAACTTGAAGGGGTGGTGTCAAACATCAATGCTGGTAATGGATTGGGATTCACTGATGCAGACTTGCCCTCCGAAGGTAGAAACCACAATAGAGCTTTGCATATATCAGTGGAATGTAAAGGGACTATGTTATCTCGTGTTCTCGTGGATAATGGATCTTCTCTGAATGTATTACCGAAGTCGTCTTTGATGAGGCTAGATTATTCTGGTGTCGGGATAAGGCCGAGTGAATTGACAGTGAGAGCCTTTGATGGGTCAAAGAGATCAGTATTTGGGGAGGTTGACTTGCCAATAATGATAGGCCCTCAACTTTTCACTATTACCTTCTTTGTGATGGATATCCACCCGTCTTACAGTTGTCTCCTGGGACGtccatggatccatgctgctggggccgtgACTTCCACATTGCATCAGAAACTCAAATTCGCGACGCAAGGAAAGATAGTCACAATATGTGGGGAGGAAGAACACGTGGTAAGCCATCTTGCGTCCTTCAGGTATATTGATGTGGAAGGAGAGGTCCACGAGACGCCTTGCCAAGCCTTTGAGGCTGTCCAGACTATCAAGATCCCTTATGTTGACAATAAGAAGTTGGAAGCTCCCATGTCTTCACTAAAGGAAGCTAAAGCTGTGGTTGAATCAGGTCATCCTGAAGGATGGGGCCGAGTCTTAGATCTACCAATCAAGCAGGATAAATGTGGGATTGGATATCAGTTGGGTCAGAGTTCATCTAATGAGGCCTCCAAGAAGCCCGGAACCTTCGTTCCGATCAAGTTCTCTAGTGCTGGCATCGTCAAGGATCATATTTGCGCTGCTGATGATGATATGgata tcaaatggGACAATGAAGCGCCGTCAATTGTGATCAAAAGGTTGGATGAACCTGCATTCTGTGGCGTCATTGATAATGTGCCTgatgagaaaccatggttttatgacattaagaAATTTCTGGAAACCCAAGAGTATCCTGAGGGTGCTTCCTTTACAGATAGGAAAACTTTGAAGAGACTGTCTGCCAAGTTCTTCATTGCTGGAG gaatctcCGATCATTCAGCACAGTCAGATGCTAGTACCTACGCTTCAAGAAGTATCAACCAAACATCTCTGTCGATATGGAACCCAAAGGTCTCCTTTCCTTCAAATACCAGAGTTTATTTCTCTGGAGAGCTCTCATCCAGGGCTCAAAAGCTCCGCAGTGTTGATTAG